In Bombus affinis isolate iyBomAffi1 chromosome 8, iyBomAffi1.2, whole genome shotgun sequence, the following proteins share a genomic window:
- the LOC126919883 gene encoding uncharacterized protein LOC126919883 has protein sequence MIEKNEENTDNDNHLVRIRLIANKRTFLEKQFLQVQEEVKICFAQLAQTLYAREKQLLRQSEAIYRQQISLALSSQEILPPSIAILNDRHALEEQIKQFGRIELIGSNTTAVTDLEPYKIEEYQDINKDYVCFDKSIKNTGVIPSNTKTEFSCMTEDENIDDGSTELKSSNIINLSGNSSHISDPQEKDSEKSVNYSSKIETESNKNDFNLQTTEDTNDQEMAKNYRNSRSNVIEEQHNSHRHTEQVQQWLDEILLETEIEPTIHEVEKLPEISDAYVCAKFHLET, from the exons atgatagaaaaaaatgaagaaaatactGACAATGACAATCATCTTGTCAGAATAAGATTAATAGCTAACAAAAGAACATTTTTAGAGAAACAATTTCTTCAG GTCCAAGAGGAAGTAAAAATATGTTTTGCTCAATTGGCACAAACACTGTATGCTAGAGAAAAGCAACTTCTACGACAATCAGAAGCAATTTATAGGCAACAAATATCTTTGGCATTATCCAGTCAGGAAATTCTTCCTCCATCTATAGCAATATTAAATGACAGACATGCTTTGGAAGAACAAATTAAACAATTTGGAAGAATAGAGCTCATAGGATCTAATACAACAGCTGTAACTGATTTAGAACCatataaaatagaagaatatCAAGATATAAATAAAGATTATGTCTGCTTTGATAAATCTATCAAGAATACGGGAGTTATTCCTTCTAATACAAAAACTGAATTTTCTTGTATGACAGAAGATGAAAACATAGATGATGGTTCTACTGAATTGAAATCgtctaatataataaatttatcagGAAATTCCAGTCATATTTCTGATCCTCAAGAAAAGGATTCTGAAAAAAGTGTTAACTATTCTTCAAAGATAGAAACAGaatcaaataaaaatgatttCAATCTTCAGACTACTGAAGATACTAATGACCAGGAAATGgcaaaaaattatagaaattcaaGGAGTAATGTCATAGAAGAACAACATAATTCTCATAGACACACAGAGCAAGTTCAACAGTGGTTGGATGAAATACTTCTAGAGACAGAAATAGAACCAACTATTCATGAAGTGGAAAAGTTACCTGAAATATCAGATGCTTATGTTTGTGCAAAGTTCCACTTAGAAACATGA
- the LOC126919886 gene encoding spermine synthase, translating to MALNSQRSKRLPPVRRGTIYDLYLTLSDDRLLEYDIDKLVFEARSPYQKVQIVHSKSLGNLLVLDELQNISEADLIYTETLMQRGKENYTGKEIVILGGGDGGLLWELLKEKPKFITMLEIDDVVIKACSQHMRSICGNCLDKRKGENYEIIVGDCVKTLAHMIEEGRQFDYVFGDLTDIPISPTPHGDAWDFIRLILNSSMKVLKSTGKFMTHGNGASCPESLEMYEQVLSQLCVPIAFTKDSAFVPSFFEDWVFYQVSLK from the exons ATGGCTCTGAACAGCCAACGCAGTAAGCGCCTGCCACCAGTAAGGCGAGGAACCATATATGACCTCTATCTGACACTATCAG ATGACAGACTACTTGAATATGACATTGACAAGCTGGTTTTTGAAGCTCGTTCTCCCTATCAAAAAGTGCAAATTGTTCATTCAAAATCACTGGGAAATCTATTGGTTCTTGATGAATTACAAA ATATATCTGAAGCAGATCTGATATATACAGAAACTTTGATGCAACGTGGTAAAGAAAATTACACAGGGAAAGAAATAGTTATTTTAGGAGGAGGAGATGGTGGTTTACTTTGGGAATTGCTTAAGGAGAAACCAAAATTCATAACCATGCTAGAG atTGATGATGTTGTAATAAAAGCCTGCAGTCAACACATGAGAAGCATATGTGGAAACTGTTTGGataaaagaaagggagaaaatTATGag ATTATTGTTGGAGATTGTGTAAAAACTCTAGCACACATGATTGAAGAAGGCAGACAATTTGATTACGTTTTCGGTGATCTCACAGACATACCAATTAGCCCAACCCCACATGGGGATGCATGGGATTTTATTAGACTAATCTTAAACTCTTCAATGAAAGTTCTAAAGTCTACAGGAAAATTTATGACTCAT GGAAATGGAGCATCTTGTCCAGAATCACTAGAAATGTATGAACAAGTTCTTTCGCAGCTCTGTGTACCCATAGCTTTTACCAAAGATAGTGCTTTTGTACCCTCTTTCTTCGAAGATTGGGTCTTCTATCAAGTATCGTTAAAATGA
- the LOC126919867 gene encoding another transcription unit protein — MINSPESEKNKPIDSEQSCSESSEENKDDNESEKSLKTRDSVKSSDSDGEASPAPKENNSGSASEADNETKKSKPLIDSDSESEPGDKQTLAPTADALFGDASDISTDDEKDKEDEKKEKSKSRSRSTSRSRSRSRSRSRSKSRSRSRSKSRSRSRSPERSDSGGEGPSQAVIEDDVDKEKEEEPEPPPETRIDVEIPKISTDLGREIHFVKLPNFLSVETRPFDTETYEDEIDEEETLDEEGRARLKLKVENTLRWKETFDEQGKVIKESNARFVKWSDGSMSLHLGSEIFDVYKQPLQGDHNHLYIRQGTGLQGQAVFRTKLTFRPHSTESFTHRKMTMSLADRSQKTSGIKVLSQVGTNPDQNRYEMIKKEEEKLRMAMRVQSKTKKSTAGRGTTGRSVGAYGADAYHDDGSDDEGAISLAAIKNKYKKGMNIPVKASNIYSSDEEGSDFETLRPKKNIKGKVLKDSDEESNSRSASESGREDDNQADNTSD; from the exons atgataaattcTCCTGAGTCCGAAAAAAATAAACCGATAGATTCCGAGCAAAGTTGTTCAGAAAGTTCTGAAGAAAATAAAGATGACAATGAATCTGAAAAATCGTTGAAAACAAGAG ACAGTGTAAAATCAAGTGATAGTGATGGAGAAGCAAGCCCAGCTCCTAAAGAAAATAACAGTGGTTCTGCTTCAGAAGCAGACAATGAAACAAAAAAGTCAAAACCACTAATAGATTCTGATTCAGAAAGTGAGCCAGGAGATAAACAAACTTTAGCTCCAACAGCAGATGCCCTTTTTGGAGATGCTAGTGATATTAGTACAGATGATGAAAAGGACAAAGaagatgaaaagaaagaaaaaagcaaaagtAGAAGTAGAAGTACAAGTAGAAGCAGAAGTAGAAGTAGAAGTAGAAGTAGAAGTAAAAGTAGAAGCAGAAGCAGAAGTAAAAGTAGGAGCAGAAGTAGAAGCCCAGAGAGATCTGATAGTGGTGGTGAAGGCCCTAGTCAAGCTGTTATTGaagat gatgtagataaagaaaaagaagaagaaccaGAACCTCCACCAGAGACAAGAATTGATGTAGAAATCCCAAAAATCAGTACAGATTTAGGTCGTGAAATTCATTTTGTAAAACTTCCAAATTTCCTTTCAGTGGAAACACGACCATTTGATACAGAAACATATGAAGATGAAATTGATGAAGAAGAAACTTTAGATGAGGAAGGTCGAGCTAGGTTGAAATTAAAAGTAGAAAATACTCTTCGttggaaagaaacttttgatgAACAGGGTAAAGTTATCAAAGAAAGTAATGCCAGATTTGTAAAATGGTCTGATGGCAGCATGTCTCTACACCTTGGCTCTGAGATTTTTGATGTATATAAACAACCACTTCAGGGTGATCATAATCACCTCTATATTCGGCAAGGAACTGGTCTTCAAGGACAAGCAGTGTTTAGAACAAAATTGACATTCCGTCCACATTCTACAGAATCCTTCACTCATAGAAAAATGACAATGTCTTTAGCAGATAGATCACAAAAAACTTCTGGTATAAAAGTATTATCTCAAGTAGGAACCAATCCAGATCAAAATAGATATGAAATGATTAAG aaagaggaagagaaattgCGCATGGCAATGCGAGTTCAAAGCAAAACAAAGAAAAGTACTGCAGGTAGAGGAACCACTGGAAGATCTGTTGGTGCATATGGAGCTGATGCTTATCACGATGATGGTTCAGACGATGAGGGTGCTATTTCTCTTGCAGCaattaagaataaatataagaaaGGAATGAATATTCCTGTTAAAG cATCAAATATATATTCATCAGATGAAGAAGGTTCAGACTTCGAAACATTGAGAccaaaaaaaaatatcaaaggaAAGGTTCTCAAAGATTCAGACGAAGAATCGAATTCTAGGAGCGCTTCAGAAAGTGGAAGAGAAGATGATAACCAGGCTGATAATACCAGTGATTAA